Below is a window of Thunnus maccoyii chromosome 16, fThuMac1.1, whole genome shotgun sequence DNA.
taaatgaagaaaacattgtgCAGCTGTcaatatatttattgaacatttaCATGTATACAAAAGCACATATGATCATCTTcaattaacactttaataaaacattgaatGTACATTGTCAAAACAATATAGAGATTAGTCCATGTTTCCAGGTTTGTCCTCTGCGCTGtggtctgtgtctgtgctgctgccttctgtgtgtgaacacacactctgctgtgttttctcctccacgCTCCTCTCGATAGTCAGTTTTCTCTCAGCCTCCTCCACGCATGGAGCTTTGGCTTCCTGGATGTGGAGCTTCCCGTCTGGAGCCAGGTAGCAGGTGATGGCTTCAGGGTTGAGCTCCTCAGGCAGATCAAACTCCTGTCTGAACTCCTGGCGTCTGTAAGAGTAGCAGCCTTTCCCgtcctcctgctccttctctgtcttcccACTGACCCTCAGCTTCCTGCCCACCTGCCTGACAGACAGCTCCTCTGGGGAAAAGCCTTGAGTGTCCAGGGTCAGGCCAAAGtgctctccatctttctccagCTGGTAGGAGACTGGTTGCACAGCTGCAGCGGTTTGGGAAGGCTCCGTCTCCTCCAGCATCTTGTGTTGAAGTTTGTCTATCAGCTCCAGCCTGCTGCGCAGCTCCTGGAGGTTTCTCTGCAGTAGATCCTGCTGGCAGAGCAGAGGTTTGACCTCTGGCCACAGACTGCGTACAGGCCAGTAGAAGTCCATGAATGGACTGAGAGTAGACTGGAATCCATGAGAGCACAGCATCTTCAGTGTGTTGAGTCCTCTTGTTGTGagatgaaacactgtgaaagtgtctgttctgttctgtgttggttgtgttgttttctgtctcagcaGTGGGACTGTCCCAGCTTTTATATCCTAAGTGGAGAAGCTTCAGAGTCTTCAGGAACTTTCCAGTCATTACCACAACTCGCCACTGGGGAGAGCTGTTTCTCAGGAGAGACGTCATCACTGAatcatactgttttttttagggAGCTTACTGTCTTAATGTATTTACTGTCAAATCTCATCATTGCTGCAAATAGTTAAAGTGATCCTATGTAACTTTCTAAAGAGCTGCGACTGTGGTCACTGGTCATATCAGACCAAAtgaggctgcagcagaaaaaccTCTGATTGTATTGAATGAAGGAAGAAAGAGCTTTATTGATTGTGAGTTCAACttttcatcagtaaaagaaagaatgaaatatttcctacatcagaacaggaagaaaacataatAAGACCACATGAAGATCAAAGCCAGATTCAATGAACATAAAATAGCAAAATTCTGAGAAAAGAGGGTTATAAAAGGCAGagtatgaaaaaagaaaatatacactgattagccacaacattaaaaccacctgcCTAATATTGCGTAGGGCCCCCTTGTGCCACCAAAACAGCTCTCACCCATCGAggcatggactccacaagaCCTCTGGAGGTGTCCTCTGGTATCTGGCACCAAGACGTTAGCAGCATatcctttaagtcctgtaaGTTGCCTGGTGGGGCCTCCTCAGATTggacttgtttttccagcatGTCCCACAGATGCTCGATGGGATTGAGATCTGGGGAATTTGTAGGCCGAGGCAACACCTTGAACCCTTGGTCAGGtaaataatgcacacacacccgGCCGTCCACATGATGATCAGACCGGCCACCTTCTTCCATTGCTCCATGGTCCAGTTCTGACACTAATGTGCTCATTGTAGGCGCTTTCAGCGGTACACAGGAGTGAGCATGGGCATTCTGACTGGTCTGCAGCTACGCAGCCTCATATGCAGAAAGCTGCGATgcactgtgtgttctgacacCTGTCTATCATAGTCAGGATTAACCTGTTCAGCAATTTGTGCTACAGTAGCTCTTCTGTATGGTCGGACCAGACGGGCTAGCCTTCACTCCCCATGTGCATGAATGAGCCTTGGGCACCCATGACCCTGCTGCCGGTTCACtggttttctttcctttgaccACTTTTGGTAGCTGCTGACCACTGCACACTGGCAGAACCCCACAAGACCTGCCGTCTTGGAGATATTCTTGCTCTGTTGTCTAGCTATGACAATTTGGCCCTTCTCAAAGTTGTTCAGATCTTTACgctttccctcttttcctgcttccaacacatcaacttcaaaAACTGACCATTCATTTGCTGCCTAATATATCCCACCCCTTGACATGTTCCATTGTAATGAGACAATCAATGTTATTCACTTCACATGTGAGAGGTTTTAATGTCGTGGCTGATCAGTGGTATATATCAGCCATTATAAACAATCTTAAGATGAAATGGAAACTtgctttttctgacttttccctcctcagtcttaaagtaaaatatcacattttactAATTTGAGGTCTCTGTTGAAGCAGTGTTGATTCTAAGTGGATATTTTACTAgattaaatgacaaacataGAAGAttggaaacaaaacactgatctTCCATTTTCTGAAGCACtaagaagaaaagaggggaaagCTGTGCAATATCAAATGAATTTTAAGGGTCAAAAATTATAAAGTGGTCTTTCTATCCTTTCAGGTTTTATTATTTCTGACAAAGAcgttattttaaatgaagaaaacattgtgCAGCTGTcaatatatttattgaacatttaCATGTATACAAAAGCACATATGATCATCTTCAATTAACACTTTACTAAAACATTGAATGTACATTGTCAAAACAATATAGAGATTAGTCCATGTTTCCAGGTTTGTCCTCTGCGCTGtggtctgtgtctgtgctgctgccttctgtgtgtgaacacacactctgctgtgttttctcctccacgCTCCTCTCGATAGTCAGTTTTCTCTCAGCCTCCTCCACGCATGGAGCTTTGGCTTCCTGGATGTGGAGCTTCCCGTCTGGAGCCAGGTAGCAGGTGATGGCTTCAGGGTTGAGCTCCTCAGGCAGATCAAACTCCTGTCTGAACTCCTGGCGTCTGTAAGAGTAGCAGCCTTTCCCgtcctcctgctccttctctgtcttcccACTGACCCTCAGCTTCCTGCCCACCTGCCTGACAGACAGCTCCTCTGGGGAAAAGCCTTGAGTGTCCAGGGTCAGGCCAAAGtgctctccatctttctccagCTGGTAGGAGACTGGTTGCACAGCTGCAGCGGTTTGGGAAGGCTCCGTCTCCTCCAGCATCTTGTGTTGAAGTTTGTCTATCAGCTCCAGACTGCTGCGCAGCTCCTGGAGGTTTCTCTGCAGTAGATCCTGCTGGCAGAGCAGAGGTTTGACCTCTGGCCACAGACTGCGTACAGGCCAGTAGAAGTCCATGAATGGACTGAGAGTAGACTGGAATCCATGAGAGCACAGCATCTTCAGTGTGTTGAGTCCTCTTGTTGTGagatgaaacactgtgaaagtgtctgttctgttctgtgttggttgtgttgctTTCTGTCTCAGCAGTGGGACTGTCCCAGCTTTTATATCCTAAGTGGAGAAGCTTCAGAGTCTTCAGGAACTTTCCAGTCATTACCACAACTCGCCACTGGGGAGAGCTGTTTCTCAGGAGTGACGTCATCACTGAatcatactgttttttttagggAGCTTACTAtcttaatgtatttaatgtcaAATCTCATCATTGCTGCAAATAGTTAAAGTGATCCTATGTAACTTTCTAAAGAGCTGCAACTGTGGTCACTGGTCATATCAGACCAAAtgaggctgcagcagaaaaaccTCTGATTGTATTGAATGAAGGAAGAAAGAGCTTTATTGATTGTGAGTTCAACttttcatcagtaaaagaaagaatgaaatatttcctacatcagaacaggaagaaaacataatAAGACCACATGAAGATCAAAGCCAGATTCAATTAATATAAAATAGCAAAATTCTGAGAAAAGAGGGTTATAAAAGGCAGagtatgaaaaaagaaaatatacactgatcagccacaacattaaaactacCTGCCTAATATTGTGAAGCCCCCTATTGTGCCACCAAAACAGCTCTCACCCATCGAggcatggactccacaagaCCTCTGGAGGTGTCCTCTGGTATCTGGCACCAAGACGTTAGCAGCATatcctttaagtcctgtaaGTTGCCTGGTGGGGCCTCCTCAGATTggacttgtttttccagcatGTCCCACAGATGCTCGATGGGATTGAGATCTGGGGAATTTGTAGGCCGAGGCAACACCTTGAACCCTTTGTCAGGtaaataatgcacacacacctggccGTCCACATGATGATCAGACCGGCCACCTTCTTCCATTGCTCCATGGTCCAGTTCTGACACTCATGTGCCCATTGTAGGCGCTTTCAGCGGTGCACAGGAGTGAACGTGGGCATTCTGACTGGTCTGCGGCTACGCAGCCTCATATGCAGAAAGCTGCGATgcactgtgtgttctgacacCTGTCTATCATAGTCAGGATTAACCTGTTCAGCAATTTGTGCTACAGTAGCTCTTCTGTATGGTCGGACCAGACGGGCTAGCCTTCGCTCCCCATGTGCATGAATGAGCCTTGGGCACCCATGACCCTGTTGCCGGTTCACtggttttctttcctttgaccACTTTTGGTAGCTGCTGACCACTGCACACTGGCAGAACCCCACAAGACCTGCCATTTTAGAGATATTCTTGCTCTGTTGTCTAGCTATGACAATTTGGCCCTTCTCAAAGTTGTTCAGATCTTTACgctttccctcttttcctgcttccaacacatcaacttcaaaAACTGACCGTTCATTTGCTGCCTAATATATCCCACCCCTTGACATGTTCCATTGTAATGAGACAATCAATGTTATTCACTTCACATGTGAGAGGTTTTAATGTCGTGGCTGATCAGTGGTATATATCAGCCATTATAAACAATCTTAAGATGAAATGGAAACTtgctttttctgacttttccctcctcagtcttaaagtaaaatatcacattttactAATTTGAGGTCTCTGTTGAAGCAGTGTTGATTCTAAGTGGATATTTTACTAgattaaatgacaaacataGAAGAttggaaacaaaacactgatctTCCATTTTCTGAAGCACtaagaagaaaagaggggaaagCTGTGCAATATCAAATGAATTTTAAGGGTCAAAAATTATAAAGTGGTCTTTCTATCCTTTCAGGTTTTATCATTTCTGACAAAGAcgttattttaaatgaagaaaacattgtgCAGCTGTcaatatatttattgaacatttaCATGTATACAAAAGCACATATGATCATCTTcaattaacactttaataaaacattgaatGTACATTGTCAAAACAATATAGAGATTAGTCCATGTTTCCAGGTTTGTCCTCTGCGCTGtggtctgtgtctgtgctgctgccttctgtgtgtgaacacacactctgctgtgttttctcctccacgCTCCTCTCGATAGTCAGTTTTCTCTCAGCCTCCTCCACGCATGGAGCTTTGGCTTCCTGGATGTGGAGCTTCCCGTCTGGAGCCAGGTAGCAGGTGATGGCTTCAGGGTTGAGCTCCTCAGGCAGATCAAACTCCTGTCTGAACTCCTGGCGTCTGTAAGAGTAGCAGCCTTTCCCgtcctcctgctccttctctgtcttcccACTGACCCTCAGCTTCCTGCCCACCTGCCTGACAGACAGCTCCTCTGGGGAAAAGCCTTGAGTGTCCAGGGTCAGGCCAAAGtgctctccatctttctccagCTGGTAGGAGACTGGTTGCACAGCTGCAGCGGTTTGGGAAGGCTCCGTCTCCTCCAGCATCTTGTGTTGAAGTTTGTCTATCAGCTCCAGCCTGCTGCGCAGCTCCTGGAGGTTTCTCTGCAGTAGATCCTGCTGGCAGAGCAGAGGTTTGACCTCTGGCCACAGACTGCGTACAGGCCAGTAGAAGTCCATGAATGGACTGAGAGTAGACTGGAATCCATGAGAGCACAGCATCTTCAGTGTGTTGAGTCCTCTTGTTGTGagatgaaacactgtgaaagtgtctgttctgttctgtgttggttgtgttgttttctgtctcagcaGTGGGACTGTCCCAGCTTTTATATCCTAAGTGGAGAAGCTTCAGAGTCTTCAGGAACTTTCCAGTCATTACCACAACTCGCCACTGGGGAGAGCTGTTTCTCAGGAGAGACGTCATCACTGAatcatactgttttttttagggAGCTTACTGTCTTAATGTATTTACTGTCAAATCTCATCATTGCTGCAAATAGTTAAAGTGATCCTATGTAACTTTCTAAAGAGCTGCGACTGTGGTCACTGGTCATATCAGACCAAAtgaggctgcagcagaaaaaccTCTGATTGTATTGAATGAAGGAAGAAAGAGCTTTATTGATTGTGAGTTCAACttttcatcagtaaaagaaagaatgaaatatttcctacatcagaacaggaagaaaacataatAAGACCACATGAAGATCAAAGCCAGATTCAATTAATATAAAATAGCAAAATTCTGAGAAAAGAGGGTTATAAAAGGCAGagtatgaaaaaagaaaatatacactgatcagccacaacattaaaactacCTGCCTAATATTGTGAAGCCCCCTATTGTGCCACCAAAACAGCTCTCACCCATCGAggcatggactccacaagaCCTCTGGAGGTGTCCTCTGGTATCTGGCACCAAGACGTTAGCAGCATatcctttaagtcctgtaaGTTGCCTGGTGGGGCCTCCTCAGATTggacttgtttttccagcatGTCCCACAGATGCTCGATGGGATTGAGATCTGGGGAATTTGTAGGCCGAGGCAACACCTTGAACCCTTTGTCAGGtaaataatgcacacacacctggccGTCCACATGATGATCAGACCGGCCACCTTCTTCCATTGCTCCATGGTCCAGTTCTGACACTCATGTGCCCATTGTAGGCGCTTTCAGCGGTGCACAGGAGTGAACGTGGGCATTCTGACTGGTCTGCGGCTACGCAGCCTCATATGCAGAAAGCTGCGATgcactgtgtgttctgacacCTGTCTATCATAGTCAGGATTAACCTGTTCAGCAATTTGTGCTACAGTAGCTCTTCTGTATGGTCGGACCAGACGGGCTAGCCTTCGCTCCCCATGTGCATGAATGAGCCTTGGGCACCCATGACCCTGTTGCCGGTTCACtggttttctttcctttgaccACTTTTGGTAGCTGCTGACCACTGCACACTGGCAGAACCCCACAAGACCTGCCATTTTAGAGATATTCTTGCTCTGTTGTCTAGCTATGACAATTTGGCCCTTCTCAAAGTTGTTCAGATCTTTACgctttccctcttttcctgcttccaacacatcaacttcaaaAACTGACCGTTCATTTGCTGCCTAATATATCCCACCCCTTGACATGTTCCATTGTAATGAGACAATCAATGTTATTCACTTCACATGTGAGAGGTTTTAATGTCGTGGCTGATCAGTGGTATATATCAGCCATTATAAACAATCTT
It encodes the following:
- the LOC121881123 gene encoding heat shock protein 30-like, producing MLCSHGFQSTLSPFMDFYWPVRSLWPEVKPLLCQQDLLQRNLQELRSRLELIDKLQHKMLEETEPSQTAAAVQPVSYQLEKDGEHFGLTLDTQGFSPEELSVRQVGRKLRVSGKTEKEQEDGKGCYSYRRQEFRQEFDLPEELNPEAITCYLAPDGKLHIQEAKAPCVEEAERKLTIERSVEEKTQQSVCSHTEGSSTDTDHSAEDKPGNMD
- the LOC121881138 gene encoding heat shock protein 30-like translates to MLCSHGFQSTLSPFMDFYWPVRSLWPEVKPLLCQQDLLQRNLQELRSSLELIDKLQHKMLEETEPSQTAAAVQPVSYQLEKDGEHFGLTLDTQGFSPEELSVRQVGRKLRVSGKTEKEQEDGKGCYSYRRQEFRQEFDLPEELNPEAITCYLAPDGKLHIQEAKAPCVEEAERKLTIERSVEEKTQQSVCSHTEGSSTDTDHSAEDKPGNMD